GGGCTTTCAAACACTTCTGTGAAGAGGCGGGCATTTATCATCAGCTAACATCTCCTTATactccacaacaaaatggagtaagtGAGAGAAGGAACAGATACATCTTGGAGATGACTGGATGTATGTTGCATGAAAAGAATCTGCCTAAAAAATTTTGGGCAGAGGCAGCAAATACAACAGTGTTTTTGTAGAATAGGATTCCTTCAAGTGCTGTAGGGCTCAAGACACCATTTGAAGCTTGGTATGGCTATAAACCCTCtctaaattttcttaaaatcttTGGTTGCCTTTGTTTCACTCATGTTCCTTAGATCAAAAGAGATAAGTTAGATGAAAGAGCTCTACTTGAAGTTTTCATTGGGTACAACTCAACCTCCAAGGCTTGCAAAATCTACCAACCTCAAAATGGCAAGATTGTTGTAAGCAGAGATGTACACTTTATTGAAAAAGAGGAATGGATTTGGGAtgatcaaaaacaaaatatgcaaAAAGAGCAACACTTCAAGTTGACTGATTTGAATATAACATACCAGTCTTTTGAAGATGGTGAGATTGATCTAATTGATGACAGACTTGTTAGAGGGACAAAGCCACTTGCAGATGTTTATCAAAGATGTAATGTGGCAGTATGTGAACCTACCAGCTTTGAGGAAGCAAATCAAAGTCAGAAATGGCAAGCTGCAATAAAGAAGGAGCTTATTATGATAGAAAAGAACAAGACATGAGAACTTGTTAACAGACCTCAAAACAGGAAAGTAATTGGGGTTAAATGGGTTTATAAAACTAAACTGAATATAGATGGCACTGTCAACAAGTATAAAGCCAGGTTGGTGGTAAAGGGCTTTGCATAAATCCTAGGTGTTGATTACTTTGACACCTTTGCGCCAGTGGCCAGATTGGATGTAATTAGACTTTTACTTGCAGTTGCAGCACAGATGAATTGGAGAGTATATCAGCTTGATGTAAAATCAGCTTTCCTGAATGGTTATTTACAAGAGGAGATTTATGTAGACCAACCAGATGGGTTTAAAAAAGAAGGTGAAGAGGACAAAGTTTATCTATTGAAAAAGGCACTTTATGGCCTAAAGTAGGCTCCCAAAGCTTGGTATAACAGGATTAATTAGCATCTAATTGGTTTGGGGTTCTCTAAAAACCTTTCTGAGTCAACCTTGTATGTAAAAAAAGTTGGAACTGATATTCTTATTATATCTTTGTATGTAGATGATCTACTGGTGACAGGAAACAAGGTAAACTTAGTACAACAATTTAAGCAAAGAAATGATGGAATTTTTTGAAATGACAGACCTGAGACTGATGTCTTACTTCCTTGGAATGAAGATTAAGCAAAAAGAACATGAagtttttatttgtcaaaagaAATATGCCAAAGAaatcttgaagaaattcaagCTTGAAGATTCTAAGGGCATGAGCACTCTAATGAACTCAAAGGAGAAATTCTGCAAGGAAGACGGGGCAGAAAAGGTTGATGAAGCTCATTTTAGAAGTCTAGTTGGTTGCCTCATGTATCTTACAGCAACCAGACCAGACATTCTCAATTCAGTTAGTATTCTATCAAGGTTTATGCATTGTGCAAGTGAATTGCACTTAAAGGCAGCAAAAAGGGTGCTCAGATATGTCAAGCAAACTTGTGATTTTGGTGTCAAGTTTGTCAAGTGCAAGGAGTTCAAGTTGATGGGTTTTTCAGACAGCGATTGGGGTGGTTCTATTGATGACATGAAGAACACCTTAGGTCATTTTTTCACTCTTAGATCAGGTGCATTCTGTTGGAGTTCAAAAAAGCAAGAGATTGTGGCTCAGTCCACTGTTGAGGTTGAGTTTATTGCTGCCACAGTTGCTGTTAATCAAGCTTTGTGGCTAAGAAAAATTCTAGTTGATCTCAATTTGGAACAGAGAAAAAGCACTAAAATCTTTGTTGACAATCAAGCTGCCATTGCCATCTCAAAGAATCCAGTGTTTCATGGGAAAACAAAGCACTTCAATATAAAGTTGTTCTTCCTACGAGAAGTGCAGAAGAATGGGGATGTTGTTCTGGTTCATTGCAAATCTGAAGACCAgattgtagacatgttcactaAGCCTTTATCAGCAAGTAAATTTGAGGATTTAAGGGCAAGACTTGGTGTTTGCAGCTCCTAAACAAGGAGGAGTGTTGAAAACAGTGTTTAGGACTACTAGAATGGCATCCTAGTTGTCATCTTTCAAATTGTctttaattgtttcttttattgttgaataattcaaatattgatcCAGTTTTTTAGGAATTAAATAAACTTTCTATTTTTGTTATGGCTTGACTTGATTTTAGGAccttaattttagtaatatgttttttatttttgtatttaagtTTGTTGTAAGTTTGTTTTTTGAATCAAGgggaattaaaattattttttccttccatTATTATGTTGTCCTTCATTCTCTTTGTGTCATTCACCATTCCAAAAGTCAATAGTTACTCGTGGATTTGAAAAACCACTCAAGCGCAAAAAACGTGTGAGTGGTTTTTACTAAACAATTTATATACTAAACAAATGCAaacaatttataaacaaaaaacgaaaaaaaaggcaaaaaatttatatagatataagaaACATTGCTGACATGTGATGTCATTGGATGTGTTGAGAAGCAATGGTTGGAGATTAGAGTTTAATATTccacaaattttagttttggtttctatcttgcatacatgtttagatagagaccatataacATTACCAAAAGATTTTACCATTCCACAAAATTTGTGTAGCCAATAATAAATACCAAAACTGAAGAACATGATACCcttaaaaatggaaaactctACTACCAAATCGTcactaacaataaaattaatgaaactgtTATTAACTAAACTCAAAGGGCCTATTACAtctagagaaaatgaaaattctgaagtctatatatattcaaaatgactGCTCCAAAACAGGCGTCAACAGAAACATCTTGCTTCCATAAGCACCAAGGCTTGCTGTCAGGTTCCCTGTCACTGGTTCTTCCAATGTCTTGTGCTGAGAATGAAAATAGCATACATTAGAACCCAGACGAATGACttcaatataacataaataaatttgaattaaacaggTGAATACCTCCCATAGATCTCTAACTTTAACTTTAGTTTTGGGGGGAATTCCAATATCTTCAAGATGTGCTGAGACATTAGTAGACCATGTACCTCGGTTGACTAGCAGTGCTACAAATCTGTACCCTGAAAGAGGTCCTGCCCATATCTGTtccaaccaaaaatatatattatgcataaaaaaacaattgttACAAGGCTTTCCCAGTGGGAAATTTTACCTCAACATCTTCCCTAATCTTCTTTGCCTGAACTCCAAGCGGATCTGTTAGGAATCAAAGCATGCTCTATAAATCTTATAGAATAAAAAGCTAATTGTTATGAGTAAATAAAAAGCTAATTACCTTGGTTAATGGCAATAACTTCTTTATTGCCAATGATATCTAATGTTTCTTGagtcatatttttcaaatcacAGCCAAGGAGAAGGGGAGACTGCAACACCAATTAAATTACAGCTTGATGAATTAACTTAAGCAAGAATGAATCTAAATGAAACATTCTATACCTTAATTATGGCCCATAGACTGAAGTGTACAATGTACTGGTCTTTTGTCATTCCTCCATTTCCAACTTCAAGCATATCAGGATCTGttcataacaaaaacaaaagtaaatCTCTCAAAGAAGAGGTAAAAAATTTGCTGAAACTATTTCTACATGAGagaagttttaaaattataaccATTCCAACCACCAGGCCTTGCATAATCAGCATACATGTTGTTCATATCTGCTCTATTCATCATGCTgcaaaagaatgaaaattatcCTAATAATTGAACAGTATCTGAAACTAAAACAAAACCTCAAACTGATCTGAATCCAAGTATTTACGTGTCAAAGTCATCAGTGATGTCACCAGTAGTTCTCCAGCTATTTCCCACCTGGAAACCCCATGTAGCTGGATGCATgtcacccctttatataggaagAAAAAGTTCAGCTAATAGAAAAGGGACTTGGGAGAAATAATCACAGAGATGAAGGAGATTCACCATTCACATAAGGAGTAGTAGATCGGGCGACCAGCCTTCATTAAAGCTCTGGTCATTATAGGATATCTACACAAGGTAAAGTAAAGATGTTAGACCCACATGCATGCACAAAATATATTGAGATATATTTATACACCTGTCAATTGGCTTTGTTCCATCGTTGAAACAGTTATCATACTTCAAATAATCAACACCCTACACAGAGAGTGAGctatattattttaagtttgTGGAATGAGACATAATGaaattccaataaaaaattataaaaagctATACCCATGAGGCAAAGGTCTTAGCATCTTGTTCTTCATAACCAAGTGAACCAGGCATGGTGTTGCTGCAAGTAAAAAACCTGAAAAATAGATGGAATGCCCCTGACTgcttagaatttttattttggtcaAAAGGAATTTTCATCTTTCAATAGTCATAATGTTACCCGGCACTGGAGTAAATCCCAAGTTTAAGTCCTCTGCTGTGAACATAGTCTGCAAGAGCTTTGATGCCAGATGGAAACGTAGTGCTTCTAGCCACTAAACTGCCCTGGAATCATAATTCTTTGTTCAGTTCAGCCATTTCCCTATTTCTGAAGAAAACTCAAAACACAGTGAATGTAGAAACAAAACATACATTTCCATCACGAACTTTTTCAGCCCAACAATCATCTGAGAAGTCAAAATATAACTTTAGTTAGCCACTTGTGTCAATGAAAGAGAAGAACATAAATACAAACAAGTTACCTATGTTGACATAGGTATATCCGAGCTGGGCTAGACCAGAGGAAACCAGAGCATCAACTGAAAGAaaagatacaaatataaattaattaaaaggaGTCCTCTAAGAGGATTTCTGTTCTTGCAAAACTAATGATACCCCAGATCAAAACTCACCAGCATCTTTGATGATAGTTTCATTAACATGGCAGTTGAAGTGATTCCAACTATTCCACCTATAAAGAACAACATATTATCAGATATTTGAGCTAATcaatcagaaaaataaaaagtgcatgtgtgtgtatatatatatgagataaGTACCCCATTGGAGGAGTAAGGCCGAGAGAATTTGCAAGCAGATTTCGCCTAAGGCGCTCACTGTAATAGTGAAACTTGGTGTTCGGGagctttttcatcatttttgctCCCGATGAGGCAACTCCAATCAacattaatgatattaataGTAAACAATATGCCAGCTTTTTCTCCATGTCTACTTCTGCTACCGTTGTCTTCTGCTTTTACAGATCAAATACAAGGGGAACGAGTTGAGTGAGAGGAATCAGGCTACTTATAGAGAGTTACAAACTCAGGCTCACATATTTTCACGtatcaaatgataaaacaatataaatggaTAAATCTAGTATTGGTTTCAGTAATTATccattttaattcaaaaaactGACCATCTACTTCGGGATTTTTAGGATGaactaattcaaaatttgtttgcTTGATATGATAAGTATAGAGACTAAAGATATCTAATAGGATCATAAAACAGATATTACTTTCTGAAAGAGATTAATTCATATAATTCTGTTGAAGGTAGAagatatcatatcatatttgtAAGTTGGTGGGGTCTGGCGTGTGGGTGAGTGTCCCTCTGCTATCAAGGGACCAGTTCCCATTTTCTTTTGCCGCGTGAAAAGGTGAATGATTCTGATTTAGATTCTGACTGCTTTTGTGACCATTTTATcagatgctttttttttttttttggtgtgtgTGTAGAACTGTAGACGATACCACTTGAACTGGAACTTTTACCAGAGACCTTCCCATTCCATAATTTCttgatttttcaagttttaatttcttcagaaataaACTACTACAATCCAAACCCTGTTGCTATATGACTGCAACCacaataatcataaattaggatccttaaatgttttttttttcccttaacaACAAATTAGATTCAACATTACAAACTTAAATAATACGAAATGTCCTGGTCAAAATATTGTTGCTCTCAGGGCTACTTAACCAATCTTTTCTTATGCTCAGACAGACCCAACCTTTCATtctttaaatatgaattatactTTTGCTTTTCCCAGAAAATATAACCAACCTTTCGTTTCAAAACTGCAACTGCAACCAAACTTGAAGTTACTCAAATGGccataaacaatatttttaatttgttttctctaATCCTACATTAGTtgcatttcaaaattcaaatccaaCATTGTTTTTTGTTCTATCATATTACCCAAACCCCAATTAAGAATCTTGTTTTGAAAAACACACTGAGTaaaagttcaataaaattatactcagtttataaaattaaacaaccTTCATACAATTTTCCCCCAAGCTAAAATTTCGGCACCTGAAATGGAAATGATTTTAGGGGCTTGTTGCTTGCAATTCAACTCtaatatcattaaaatgaaAGATACTTTACATTTATTATACTTAAGTAAAACCTTTCAAGATAACTATCaagaaatgagataattttgtttttgccaAAAATCTCACATTGAACAAAAGTAGAAAGTCTTGATcaatacaaatttattatttcccTTTCCGTGAGATCAATGAAAATCAAAATGTCAATATATTACAGATTTTTAAGTGATCTCTGCGGATCGAAGCCACATCAAACTTCAAATTATGACCCATGTAAAACTCGGCAAAAGTTTAAGGTTCACCAGAACAATTTTCATTATTTCCATTTATTATAgcattttaaactttgaaaatggaGCAACTTCACTGATATCTTAAACAATGGGAATTTCTCAATGTGAATTTTCATCAACAATTAAATTCCATGAAAAAAAAGTCACTACATAATCACTAATTTCAAAACTAGAAGAGAACCAGTACAAAACATAAACTGTCCAGAGCATTAAACTTCAGATGAGAACTCTCAGCCCACAGGATTCAACAGATACATCTTACACCCATGAGAAGGCACCATGGCTGTAATGTTGCCTATGAATTGTGTTGGCAAGTTTTTGTGCTGCATTAATAAAGAATTAAGGAAATTAGAACCACACAATCACACAAAAAACGTGTTTTAAATGATAGCTGAAAATTACCTCCCACAGGTCTCTAGCTTCAATAACAGTACCCTTAGGAATTCCAATGTCTTCCCATGCAGCAGTGATGGAATAACGCCAAGGACCTCTGTTCACTAGCACTATAGCAAACCTGTAGCCTGAAATAGGAGCTGCCCAAATCTGTGCAACCCAAAACACACAGtttaatcaacaaaaatatgaatttaagatTAACCACAAGCCTAAAGAAGAAAGAGTTGTTAATAACTCTACCTCTTGATCACCCATCCACCTAACTTTCTTTGCTTGTATGCCAAGCGGATCTGATAcacatacataaaaatatacatttaagCAACATGAAATCAATATCAAGATGAGTCCAATGGTGCAACCGTACAACAAGAAATTTTATCACCTTTGTTAACAGCAATTACTTCTTTATTACTAATGATTTCTAATGTATCTGCAGACATATTTGTCACATCACATCCAAGGAGAAGAGGAGCCTgcaatatcaattaaattataagctAACAGAAGACTTCACTAAAAGCAACAATGATTAATTCATAAATCCAATTCAAAGATAATATACCTTTGAAATGGACCATAAACTAAAGTGTACAATATATTCATCTTTCGTCATCCCTCCATTTCCGATCTCAAGCATGTCAGGATCTGTTCAGAAATAACACAATTGTAGACTATTAATCTAAGAATTATTTGTTTCGACATGGTCGGAGATTTTCTACTTTTAATGTAGCTAACCATTCCAGCCACCAGGCCTTGCATACTCAGCATAAGCTTCATTCAAGTCTATTCTTGAGATCATGctgccaaggaagaagaaattaTCCTAAAAATGTATGTTGACTAATGTCTTTTATAAccaaatttatgttattattaaattttacctATCCCATGAATCAGATATATCACCAGTAGTTCTCCAGCTATTTCCAACGGGAGCACCCCACGTAGCTGGGTGCCGGTCTCCCCTGTACAGAATGCCAATTAAACCACcattaaataaaaggaaaaaattatttgtaagaAACACTGTTAAAAGAGTACCATTCACATAAAGAGTAGTAGATAGGGCGTCCAGTGTTCATCAATGCTCTGGTCATCACTGGGTatctaaaaaaaatgtaacacaTCAGATTATAACAAGAAGCTTAAATGATGACCAGAAGAAAAATTACTTCGGAGCATGCATATACTTGTAACTTACCTGATCATTGGCTCAGTTCCATCAGTGTAACA
This sequence is a window from Mangifera indica cultivar Alphonso chromosome 5, CATAS_Mindica_2.1, whole genome shotgun sequence. Protein-coding genes within it:
- the LOC123217471 gene encoding alpha-galactosidase 1-like, whose product is MEKKLAYCLLLISLMLIGVASSGAKMMKKLPNTKFHYYSERLRRNLLANSLGLTPPMGWNSWNHFNCHVNETIIKDAVDALVSSGLAQLGYTYVNIDDCWAEKVRDGNGSLVARSTTFPSGIKALADYVHSRGLKLGIYSSAGFFTCSNTMPGSLGYEEQDAKTFASWGVDYLKYDNCFNDGTKPIDRYPIMTRALMKAGRPIYYSLCEWGDMHPATWGFQVGNSWRTTGDITDDFDTMMNRADMNNMYADYARPGGWNDPDMLEVGNGGMTKDQYIVHFSLWAIIKSPLLLGCDLKNMTQETLDIIGNKEVIAINQDPLGVQAKKIREDVEIWAGPLSGYRFVALLVNRGTWSTNVSAHLEDIGIPPKTKVKVRDLWEHKTLEEPVTGNLTASLGAYGSKMFLLTPVLEQSF
- the LOC123217472 gene encoding alpha-galactosidase 1-like, with translation MERRVDTSLLKALCLFVMVIGVASSRATMMEKSKFKVLSSKFKYHDHAHRRNLLENGLAGTPAMGWNSWNHYWCSVNETIIKAAADAIVSSGLSKLGYEYVNLDDCWGEQDRDSQGNLVAKNTTFPSGIKALADYVHSKGLKLGIYSSAGTYTCSKQMPGSLGYEDQDAKTFASWGVDYLKYDNCYTDGTEPMIRYPVMTRALMNTGRPIYYSLCEWGDRHPATWGAPVGNSWRTTGDISDSWDSMISRIDLNEAYAEYARPGGWNDPDMLEIGNGGMTKDEYIVHFSLWSISKAPLLLGCDVTNMSADTLEIISNKEVIAVNKDPLGIQAKKVRWMGDQEIWAAPISGYRFAIVLVNRGPWRYSITAAWEDIGIPKGTVIEARDLWEHKNLPTQFIGNITAMVPSHGCKMYLLNPVG